From Inquilinus sp. Marseille-Q2685:
CTGACCACCACCCAGCGCGCCAGCGTCACCTATGCCGTCACCGGCGTCGCCGGCGAGAACCGCACGGTGCTGCTGCAGACGCCGCGCTACGAGGGCTGGACCCTGACCGAGCCTGCCGAGGGGAAGGTCGAGATCGTCGCCGGCCAGTACCGCATCCGCCAGGCGGTGCCGGCCGGCAGGACCGAGACGGTGACAGTGACGCAAGAGCAGCCGCTGTCCCAGACCATCGACCTGGCCGAGGACGCCGACGACCAGATCGCCGCCTGGGCCGAGGACCGCAGCCTGCCGGCCAAGGTGCGCCAGGCGATGACGGAGCTGGCCGGCCAGCTCGCGGTGATCCGCGACCGCGAGGCCGAGGCCGAGCGGCTGGAGCAGCGCCAGGCGGAGATCGGCCAGGAGCAGGCGCGGCTGCGCGAGAACATCGGCGCGGTGCCGAAGGACAGCGACCTGTTCCAGCGCTATCTCGGCAAGCTGAACGACAGCGAGAGCGAGCTGGAGCAGGTCGGCGCCGGCCTGGACAAGGCCCGCAAGGCGATCGACTCCGCCCGCGCCCAGTTCCGCCAGTCGGTGCGCAAGCTGAACGTCTGACGGGCGCCCCACCCCTCCTGACAGAATGCTGTCAGGAGGGGTGTCGTATCGTGCCTCCATCGACGGCCCGTCCAGGGCCTCACGGATGGAGAGACACCGATGGCCTTCGTCACCGAGGTCGTGCTGTTCCGGGCCCGGCCGGGCATCGCGGTCGAGACCGTGGTCGGGGCGGCGGAGGGCAGCCGCGCGGCCTTGGCGGGGCTCGACGGCTATATCGACCGCAGCTTCGGCATCGGCGCCGACGGGCTGTTCGGCGACATCGTGCGCTGGCGCGACCTGGCCAGCGCCGAGGCGGCCGCGACGGCGGCGCCCGCCCTGCCCGGCTTCGACCGCTTCATGCAGGCCATCGACGGGCCGAGCGTTCGGCTCTATCACTTCAGGAGCCGTTCCCTCTGACCCTCCCGCCTGCCCCGTCGGCAGGCAATCTGCCGATGCGCCGAGCCGACCGCCTGATCCAGATCCTGCTGCTGATGCGCGGCCGCACCTTGGTCACGGCGCAGCAGCTGTCCGAGGCGCTCGAGGTGTCGGAGCGCACGGTCTATCGCGACATGGCCGACCTGCTGGCCAGCGGCGCGCCGATCGACGGCGAGGCCGGGGTCGGCTACCGGCTGCGCCGCGGCTTCGAGCCGCCGCCGGTGCAGTTCACCGCCGAGGAGCTGCTGGCGCTGAGCCTGGGCGCCCGCATGGTCGCGGCCTGGACCGACCCGGCCCTGGCCCGTGCCGCCGGCAGCGCCGCGCGCAAGATCTCCGGCGTGCTTCCGGAGGCCAGCGCCGCCTCGCTCGACGAAGTGCCGATCCATGCTCCCGGCCGCCGGCCCTATCCGCTGGAGCTGATGGAGCCGATCCGCCTCGCCATCGCCGAGCGGCGCAAGCTGCGGCTGCACTACAGCGCGCCGGAGGCGACCAGCGAGCGGATCGTGCAGCCGCTCGGCCTGTTCTTCTGGGGCAACCGCTGGACCGCCACCGCCTGGTGCGAGCTGCGCCAGGATTTCCGCAGCTTCCGCCTCGACCGGATCGACACGCTGGAGACGCTGGAGGAGCGGTTCGAGCCGGTCTCCGGCCGGACGCTCGAGGATTACCTCAACCGCGAGCGCGAGGCGCGGGAGGCGGAGGAGCTGCGGGAGCGGGCCCTCCAGTCCGGCCGTTAGCGCGCCCCTACGGCAGCAGCACGGTCGCGCCGGTGGTCTGCCGCGCCTCGAGCCGGCGATGCGCCTCGGCCGCCTCGGCGAGGGGCAGGCGGGCATGGACCGGGACCGTCACCGCGCCGGTCGCCACCACCCCGAAGAGATCCTTGCTCATGGCCAGCACGTCCTCGCGCTTCGCAAGGTGCTGGAACAGCAGCTGCCAGGTGGCGAAGAGCGAGCCCTTCCGCATCAGGAGCATGATGTCGAACGGCTCGATCGGCCCCGACGCCGCGCCGAAGCTGACGAAGGTGCCGAAGGGCCGCAGGCAGTCGAGCGAGGCCGGGAAGGTGGCGCGGCCGATGCCGTCATAGACGACGTCGCAGCCCTCGCCGCCCGTGATCTCCCGCACCCGCGCGGCGAAATCCTCCCGGCGGTACTCGATGACGTGGTCGCAGCCGTTCCGGCGTGCCAGCACGGCCTTCTCGGGCGAGCCCACCGTGCCGATGACGGTGGCGCCTAGATGCTTCGCCCATTGCGTCAGGATCAGGCCGACGCCGCCCGCTGCCGCATGCATGAGGACGGTGTGGCCCGCCCCGACGCGGAAGGTGCGGCGCAGCAGGAACTGCGCCGTCAGGCCCTTCAGCATCATCGCGGCGCCGGTCTCGAAACCGATGGCGTCCGGCAGGCGCACAAGGAAATGGGCCGGCACGATGCGCTCCTCGGCATAGGCGCCGAGCGTCCCGACATAGGCCACCCGGTCGCCCGGCGCGAAGCCCTCCACGCCCGCGCCGACCTCGACCACCTCGCCGGCGCCCTCGTTGCCGGGCGTGAACGGGAGGGCGGGCGGCGCATAGGCGCCGGTGCGGAAATAGGTGTCGACGAAGTTGAGGCCGACCGCGCGGTTGCGGACCCGGACCTCGCCGGGCCCGGGCCGGCCGATATCGACCTCCTCATAGGCCAGCACCTCGGGCCCGCCGTGGCGGTGAACACGGATCGCTTTCATGGGGTTCGCCCCTGTCCTGCGCTGCTGATGCCCGGGAGATGGCGTGGGGCGGGACATGGTTGTAGGCTGATACCATGAACATCAGAGTTCATCGAAAATGATATCCGAGCAGATCGGCCTCGACCTCCTCCGCACCTATGTGGCGGTCTGCCGGCAGGGCAGCCTGAGCAAGGTCGCGGCGCAGACCGGCCGGACCCAGTCGGCGCTGAGCATGCAGATGCGCCGGCTGGAAGGCCTGGTGCAGCGGCACCTGTTCCAGCGCACCGGCCGCGGCGTCGTGCCGACCGCCGAGGGCGAGATCTTCCTGGGATACGCCACCCGCATCCTGGCCCTCGGCGACGAGGCCGTGGCCCGGCTGCAGCAGAAGGAGATCAGCGGCGGCGTCCGCATCGGCCTGGCCGAGGAGCTGGCCTCCGCGGCGCTTCCGGCCGCGCTGGGGCGGCTGCACCGAGCCTATCCCGACATCCGCCTCGACGTGGTGGTCGAGCACAGCGTGGCGCTGGGGCGGCTGTGGGGCGAGGACGGGCTGGACATCATGCTGGGCCCGACCTCGGTGGTGACGGCCGACGCCCTGGCCACCTGGACCGTCGAGCTGCAATGGGTGTGCGCGCCCGACTGCGCCCCGGATCCGGAGCGGCCCCTCGACCTCGTCGCGTTCACCGCGCCCTGCCTGTGGCGCCGGCGCATGATCGAGGCGCTGGCCGCGACCGGCCGGGAGCACCGGGTCACCTTCACGAGCCAGAGCGTCACCGCCCTGCAGGCGGCGGTCGAGAACGGGCTGGGCGTCGGGCTGCTGCCGCCCGAAGCCGTCCGCGCGGGCGGCATGCGCGTGCTGAAGCCGTCCGCCGGGGTGCCGGGGCCGCTGGCCGCCCAGTACGGCCTCTACGCCCGCGACCGCCGGACGCCCGTGGCCGATGCCGCGATCGGCGTGCTGCTGGACGGCCTGCCGGCGATGCCCGAGCCGCGGCCGGCAGGGGAACCGGAGACGCAGAGCCGCCGTTCCGGATCGTAGAGGCCGCCCGCGTGCGGCCGAACGAACCGGAGGCGCCGCGTGCCGTACATCCTGCTCTGGCTGCTCGGGATTCCGATCCCGATCCTGATTCTGATCTGGCTGTTCTTCAGCTGACCGGCGACCTCAGCCGGCCCGGCCGGCCAGGCCGAACAGCAGGTTGAGCACCAGGGCGGCGCCGGTCCGGCCGGTGATGTCGTCATGATCGAAGGGCGGCGAGATCTCGACCAGGTCGAATCCCACCGTCTTCGGATGGCTGCCGATCCGGCGCAGCGCGTCCTGCACGTCGCGCGCATCCAGCCCGCCCGGGTTGGGCGCCGCGGTGCCGGGCGCCTGGCTCTGGTCGATGCAGTCGATGTCGACCGAGACGTAGAGCGCATCCACCCCGTCGGTCGCCAGGGCCAGCGCCTGCTCCACCACCGCCGCCATGCCGCGGCGGCGGACCTCCAGCGCCGGGATCACGGTCACCCCCTGCTCCGCAGCATAGCCGGCGAGCTGCGGCGAGTTGGCGAACTCCGCCATGCCGATCTGCACCAGGTTGCGGCCGGACAGCGCCCCGTCCAGCAGCTCCAGCGACTTGCGGAACGGCACGCCGCTGGATTCGGCGCCGAGATGCGCCTTGCGCAGGTCGTGATGAGCGTCGAAATGGATCACGCCCAGCCGCTTGCCGGGCCCGAGCGCCCGCACCACGCCGCGGATGATCGGGAAGGAGATCGAATGGTCGCCGCCGATCGCCACCGGCACGATGCCGCGGCCGGCGATGGCGGCGACCGCGGCGCTGATCCGGTCGTGGCTGCCCGGCAGGTCGGTGACCACGGTCGGCACGTCGCCGACATCGGCGGCGCGGAATCCCGTCATCGCCCGGCCGTCGCCGCTGCTGTAGGTGGTGTAGTACATCATCGACCGGCGCACCGAATCCGGACCGTGGCGCGACCCGGTGCGGACCACCGAGGCGCCGTCGAAGGGGATGCCCAGCAGCGCCGCCTGCAGCCCCTCCCACTTCCCGTCCCATTCGAGCCAGCTGCCGGCGCGGTGCTCGCCGGGATCGCCCTTCATCGTGTTGACCACGAGGCCGGGCGGCATCAGGCCGGGATCGGTCGGTTCGGACATGGTGTGCTCCGGTTTCGGGATGGGCCGGTCAGTCCAGCTCGGCATAGGTGCCGCCGCGCCAGGCGTACATGACGTAGGACGGGTCGACGACGTCGCCCTTGGCGTCGAAGCGGATCGGGCCGATCACGGTGTCGAACGGCTTGCCGCCGCGCAGCGCCTTGACGATCGCCTCCGGCTCGGCGCTGCCCGCGGCCTCCGCCGCCTGGGCCAGCACCTGGAAGGCGGCGTAGCTGTAGAGGGCGAAGCCGTCCGGGCTCTTGCCCTTCGCCTTCAGCGCCTCGACCACGGCCTTGCCGGCGGCGCTGCCGCGCGGGTCGGGCGGATGGGTCATCAGCGTGCCCTCGGCCGCGGTGCCGGCGATCGCCCAGAAATCGTCGGCCAGGATGCCGTCGCTGGCGACGAAGACGGCGGCCAGCCCCTGGTCGCGCGACTGGCGGATCAGGAGGCCGGCCTCGGTCTGGTAGCCGCCGTAATAGACCGCCTCGACCCCGGCGTCCTTGAGCTTGCTGACCACGGCGGAGAAGTCGCGCTCGCCCTGGTTGATGCTCTCGATCAGCACCTCCTTCAGGCCGGCGGCGTTCATCGCCTTGCGCGTCTCCCCGGCCACGCCGGTGCCGAAGGCGGAGCGGTCATGGACGATCGCGACCTTCTTGAAGTGGGCGGCCAGGTAGCGGCCGGACACCGCGCCCTGGGCGTCGTCGCGGCCGCAGACCCGGAAGACCTCCTGCCAGCCCTTGGCCGCCGCCTCGTCGGTCAGGGCCGGGTTGGTCGACGCCGGCGTCACCATCGGGATGCCGCTGTCGTGATAGACGGCCGCGGCCGGGATCGAGGAGGAGGAGCAGAAATGCCCGACCACCGCCGCCACCTCGCGGCCGGCGAGGTCGTTGGCGACGCTGACCGCCTGGCGCGGGTCGCACTGGTCGTCGCCCAGCTCCAGCACGACCTTGCGGCCGAGGATGCCGCCCCTGGCGTTGATGTCAGCGACCGCGAGCTCCGCGCCGCTGGCCATCTGCTCGCCGAACGACGCCTCCGGCCCGGTGAACGGCCCGGCCGCCCCCAGCCGCAGCTCCTCCGCCCGCGCCGCGGCCGAGCCCTCCGCCGCCAGCGCGGCGGCCGCCAGGACGGTGCTGGCGATCAGCATGCCTCGAATGGCGCAACCCATGACTTTCGCCCCTGTCGGATGGTCCGGACGTCTTGGCGCGCCCGGTGATGCATCCAACCCTATCGTGACACCTACTTGACACAAAGTGATCAAATCTCAGGAAATAGATGATCTGAATTCATGAAGGCGGATGCCATGCGCCTGCCCCTCGACCCGCTGCGCACCTTCGACCTGGCGGCGCGGCACGAGAGCTTCTCCCGCGCCGCCCGGGCCCTGCACCTGACCGACAGCGCCGTCAGCCACCAGATGCGCCGGCTGGAGGAGGCGGTGGGCTTCCCGCTGTTCGAGCGGCGCGGCCGCCGCGTCGTCCTGACCGGGGCCGGGCGGCTGTTCCATCGCACCGTGCATGACAGCCTGGAGACCGTCTCCGCCGCAGCGACCCTGCTGGCCGCCCGCGCCGGCGAGCTGGCCGGGCCGCTGGTGATCGGCGCGCCGCCGATGTTCGCGAGCAAGTGGCTGGCGCCGCGGTTGGCGGAGTTCGTGAGGGCCCATCCGACCGTCGCCTGCACCGTGCGGGTGCTGGACAACGACGCGGTGGCGACCGCCGGGGTCGATGTCGGCGTCACCTTCGGCGGCGGCCCCTGGCCGGGGCAGTGGTCGCGCATCCTGGCGGAGGTGGCGCTGTCCCCCGCCTGCAGCCCGCGCCTGTTCGGCGACCGCGGCGGCGTGATCCCCGACCCGTCGGCGCTGGGCGAGGTGCCGCTGCTGCACCAGGACGACGGCACCGAATGGCGCCGCTGGTTCGAGGCCGCCGGGGTGAAGGCGCCGCATGCCGCCCGGCAGATGCACTTCTCCGACATCAGCGTCGCCATCGATGTGGCGCTGCATGGCGGCGGCATGGTGCTGGTCAGCGACGTCCTGTCCTCCCAGCATGTCCGCGACGGCACGCTGGTCCGCCCCTTCCCGGTCCGCATCGCGGCGGAGGGGCAATGGTGGGTGCTGTGCGATCCGCGCCGGCTCGAGCTGCCGGCGGTGCGGATGGCCCTGGCCTGGCTGACGGCGCAGTTCGACGGCTGACGGGACGAGCCGCCGGGCACAGGGTTCAGCCCCGGCTTCACTTTCCAGCGAAGCCGAAATAACCATTCCAGAACAAAGACTTGCGCCGTTGACCCATCGAGTCCACGCGGCTATCCGGGGCGCCTCGACCGTCACCCGGATGCGCCCCCGTGCCCCTCGCCACCACCCTCGGCCTCGCCCTCAGCCTGTCGATGGACGCCTTCGCCGCAGCGATCGGCAAGGGCGCCTCCGCCCGCCGCATCCCGGTGCGCGCCCAGGCGGTGGAGGCGATGCGGGTCGGCGTCGTGCTGGGCGGGTTCGAGCTGGTCATGCCGCTGCTCGGCTGGGCGCTGGGCATCGCCTTCGCCGAGGCGGTGGCGGCGATCGACCACTGGGTCGCATTCGTCCTGCTCGGCCTGGTCGGCGGCCGCATGGCCTGGCACGGGATGATGCCGGAGCGGGCCCCGGCGCCGGACCGGCGGTCGAGCCTGGGTGCGCTGGCCATGGCCGGCATCGCCACCAGCCTGGACGCCACCGCGGTCGGGGTCAGCCTCGCCTTCGTCCGGATCGACATCTGGACGGCGAGCCTGACCATCGGCGCGGTCACCTTCGGCATGTGCCTCCTGGGCTTCCTGCTCGGCCGCGGCGCCGGGGCCCGGCTCGGCCGACTGGCCGAGGTGCTGGGCGGGTTCGGCCTGATCCTGGTCGGCGCCCGGATCCTGGTCGAGCACCTCGGCGGCGCCTGACCGCCGCCGGCGTACCGGAACGCCGCGGACTGTGATAAAATTCCCGACAGCGAGCGTGACGTTTCCGGCAGGCGGGGGGGCATGGACCGGGCGGACGCAATCCTCAAGGCCGTGCAGCGGATCTACGACGCCGCGGCGTCGCCGGATGCCTGGCCCGGCGCGGTCGAGGCGATCGCCGCCGTCGCCGACGGGCAGCGCGGATCGCTGCTGGTCGAGGACCAGCCGCAACGGCGGGCGGATCTGATGATCGGCTGGCGCTGGGACCCGGCCCATCTGCAGCGCATGTCGGCCCCGGGCGCCCCGCGGACGGCGCCATGGGCGGCCAGGCTGCCGCTCGGCCGGGCGGTGCGCAGCCTGGAGCTGAAGCCCGAGCGTGATTTCATCCGGTCGGATTTCTACAACCAGGTGGTCCGGCCCAACGGCGATTTCTACGGCATCGTGGCGCTGGTGCGGCAGACGCCGACCCACGGCAGCTACGTCGCCGTCCGCCGGGTCCTGGGCGCGCCGGATTTCACCGACCGCGACGTCGCGGCGCTGCAGGCGGTCCTGCCCCATCTCGCCCGCGTGCTGGAGCTCCGCCGGACGCTGGGCGCCGCCGACCTTCGCTTCGCCGATGCGATGGCCGTGCTCGACCGGATCGATCTCGGGCTGATCCTCTGCGATGCCGAGGGCCGGCCGGCCTATCTCAACCGGCGGGCCGGCGCGCTCGTCGCCCGCCCCGACGGGCTGTCGGCCGGGCCGTCCGGGATCGCCGCGGCGCTGCCGGAAGAGACCCGCCGGCTGCGGCGCGCCGTCGCCATGGCCGCGGCGGCCGGGACCGCGCCCCCCGGCCTCGATGCCGCGGCCCGCGCCGCCGCCGCCGGCACCCGGATGCGCGTGTCGCGCCCCTCCGGCGCCCGCCCGCTGCTCCTGACCGTGATCCCGATCCGCGAGGCGGGGGTCGGGGACCGCCGGCCGCAGCCGCGGGTGGCGATCTTCATCGTCGATCCGGACCGCACCGCGGCGCCCGCCTCCGCCCTGCTGCAGGAGCTGTTCGGGCTGACGGCGGCGGAGGCCGGCTTCGCCGTCGAGATCGCCCGCGGCGACGGCATCCGGGCCGCGGCCAGGCGCCGGTCGATCTCGGACAGCACCGCCCGGACCCATCTGGCCCATATCTTCGAGAAGACCGGCACCAGCCGGCAGGCGGAGCTGGTCCGGCTGCTGGTGCAATGCAGCGTGTCGGCACCGCCGCCCGACTGAGCCCTTATTCCGCCGCCAGCTTCGGCGCCGCCGGGGTGCGCAGGGTGGCCAGCAGCTCGGCCTCGCGCGCCTTGGCCTTGTCCCGGTTCTCGTCCTTGACGTGGCCGTAGCCGCGGATCTGTTCCGGCACCCGGGCGATGGCGACGCAGACGGCATGGGTGTCCGGCCCCAGCCGGGCCAG
This genomic window contains:
- a CDS encoding agmatinase family protein: MSEPTDPGLMPPGLVVNTMKGDPGEHRAGSWLEWDGKWEGLQAALLGIPFDGASVVRTGSRHGPDSVRRSMMYYTTYSSGDGRAMTGFRAADVGDVPTVVTDLPGSHDRISAAVAAIAGRGIVPVAIGGDHSISFPIIRGVVRALGPGKRLGVIHFDAHHDLRKAHLGAESSGVPFRKSLELLDGALSGRNLVQIGMAEFANSPQLAGYAAEQGVTVIPALEVRRRGMAAVVEQALALATDGVDALYVSVDIDCIDQSQAPGTAAPNPGGLDARDVQDALRRIGSHPKTVGFDLVEISPPFDHDDITGRTGAALVLNLLFGLAGRAG
- a CDS encoding manganese efflux pump MntP family protein — protein: MDAFAAAIGKGASARRIPVRAQAVEAMRVGVVLGGFELVMPLLGWALGIAFAEAVAAIDHWVAFVLLGLVGGRMAWHGMMPERAPAPDRRSSLGALAMAGIATSLDATAVGVSLAFVRIDIWTASLTIGAVTFGMCLLGFLLGRGAGARLGRLAEVLGGFGLILVGARILVEHLGGA
- a CDS encoding LysR substrate-binding domain-containing protein → MKADAMRLPLDPLRTFDLAARHESFSRAARALHLTDSAVSHQMRRLEEAVGFPLFERRGRRVVLTGAGRLFHRTVHDSLETVSAAATLLAARAGELAGPLVIGAPPMFASKWLAPRLAEFVRAHPTVACTVRVLDNDAVATAGVDVGVTFGGGPWPGQWSRILAEVALSPACSPRLFGDRGGVIPDPSALGEVPLLHQDDGTEWRRWFEAAGVKAPHAARQMHFSDISVAIDVALHGGGMVLVSDVLSSQHVRDGTLVRPFPVRIAAEGQWWVLCDPRRLELPAVRMALAWLTAQFDG
- a CDS encoding quinone oxidoreductase yields the protein MKAIRVHRHGGPEVLAYEEVDIGRPGPGEVRVRNRAVGLNFVDTYFRTGAYAPPALPFTPGNEGAGEVVEVGAGVEGFAPGDRVAYVGTLGAYAEERIVPAHFLVRLPDAIGFETGAAMMLKGLTAQFLLRRTFRVGAGHTVLMHAAAGGVGLILTQWAKHLGATVIGTVGSPEKAVLARRNGCDHVIEYRREDFAARVREITGGEGCDVVYDGIGRATFPASLDCLRPFGTFVSFGAASGPIEPFDIMLLMRKGSLFATWQLLFQHLAKREDVLAMSKDLFGVVATGAVTVPVHARLPLAEAAEAHRRLEARQTTGATVLLP
- a CDS encoding YafY family protein, producing MRRADRLIQILLLMRGRTLVTAQQLSEALEVSERTVYRDMADLLASGAPIDGEAGVGYRLRRGFEPPPVQFTAEELLALSLGARMVAAWTDPALARAAGSAARKISGVLPEASAASLDEVPIHAPGRRPYPLELMEPIRLAIAERRKLRLHYSAPEATSERIVQPLGLFFWGNRWTATAWCELRQDFRSFRLDRIDTLETLEERFEPVSGRTLEDYLNREREAREAEELRERALQSGR
- a CDS encoding branched-chain amino acid ABC transporter substrate-binding protein, with the protein product MLIASTVLAAAALAAEGSAAARAEELRLGAAGPFTGPEASFGEQMASGAELAVADINARGGILGRKVVLELGDDQCDPRQAVSVANDLAGREVAAVVGHFCSSSSIPAAAVYHDSGIPMVTPASTNPALTDEAAAKGWQEVFRVCGRDDAQGAVSGRYLAAHFKKVAIVHDRSAFGTGVAGETRKAMNAAGLKEVLIESINQGERDFSAVVSKLKDAGVEAVYYGGYQTEAGLLIRQSRDQGLAAVFVASDGILADDFWAIAGTAAEGTLMTHPPDPRGSAAGKAVVEALKAKGKSPDGFALYSYAAFQVLAQAAEAAGSAEPEAIVKALRGGKPFDTVIGPIRFDAKGDVVDPSYVMYAWRGGTYAELD
- a CDS encoding LysR substrate-binding domain-containing protein; this translates as MISEQIGLDLLRTYVAVCRQGSLSKVAAQTGRTQSALSMQMRRLEGLVQRHLFQRTGRGVVPTAEGEIFLGYATRILALGDEAVARLQQKEISGGVRIGLAEELASAALPAALGRLHRAYPDIRLDVVVEHSVALGRLWGEDGLDIMLGPTSVVTADALATWTVELQWVCAPDCAPDPERPLDLVAFTAPCLWRRRMIEALAATGREHRVTFTSQSVTALQAAVENGLGVGLLPPEAVRAGGMRVLKPSAGVPGPLAAQYGLYARDRRTPVADAAIGVLLDGLPAMPEPRPAGEPETQSRRSGS